In Arthrobacter sp. SLBN-112, a genomic segment contains:
- a CDS encoding GAF domain-containing protein, protein MTEQDPNTAFQDIFDHLRRDPGVILFTALRWLPGSSVLRRVFTSHPVQYPLGAEKSVEISEGWLDTVIAKQQPFLAPDAAALAEVFTDVALIQSLGCGAVINIPVTTHGTVVGVLALLDAEGKYTRRSLDVASVAVSAASEHLASAFIDSDQIIPTGKDPVIP, encoded by the coding sequence ATGACGGAGCAGGACCCAAACACAGCATTCCAGGACATCTTCGACCACCTCCGCCGCGACCCGGGTGTCATCCTGTTCACCGCGCTGCGCTGGCTGCCCGGATCCTCCGTGCTCCGGCGCGTGTTCACCAGCCACCCCGTGCAGTACCCGCTGGGTGCCGAAAAGTCGGTGGAAATCTCCGAAGGCTGGCTGGACACCGTAATCGCGAAGCAGCAGCCGTTCCTCGCCCCTGACGCCGCCGCACTCGCCGAGGTATTCACCGACGTCGCCCTGATCCAGTCCCTGGGCTGCGGCGCAGTGATCAACATCCCGGTAACAACCCACGGCACCGTGGTGGGCGTCCTGGCATTGCTCGACGCCGAAGGAAAATACACCCGACGCAGCCTCGACGTGGCGTCCGTGGCAGTATCCGCTGCATCCGAACACCTTGCCTCAGCCTTTATCGACTCAGACCAAATCATCCCGACAGGAAAGGATCCAGTCATCCCGTGA
- a CDS encoding MFS transporter: MSLTARLDRLPLSRPHYKLLLIGGLGYSFDGMDGAVVAFLLPRIQEIWGLSTASLGLVGSAAPLGFFFGAILSGWLGDRFGRKKVMLWALAFYCAMSVAAAVAPNFEVFLAARVLAGLGAGAESVIIAPFLSEFIPPKRRGWFIGTLAGFFSFGFVAAALIGRFVVPLGNDGWRWAQVITAVPILLLLWWRRSLPESPRFLMSQGRAAEAERVVKGFEQKVLRATGKELPAVPAGGEDIAKHGQKISIWNALKFMWSPALRRRTAVIWLIWFVITFSYYGFFSWIPTLLVGRGITVTKSFEYSIIIYLAQIPGYFSAAWLCDRIDRKNTIALYLAGSALSAFWLSQSNDSGMILVAAATLSFFLNGTYAGVYAYTPELFPTWMRATGVGLASAVGRVGSILAPSIIGVFAATLGFGGVFTMTTVVLAVGVIGVVIFGTSTAGKSLEDINARTEPEQAAMSGGGK, translated from the coding sequence ATGTCCCTAACAGCACGCCTGGACCGGCTCCCACTCAGTCGTCCACACTACAAGCTTCTCCTTATCGGAGGGCTCGGCTACTCCTTTGACGGCATGGATGGCGCCGTGGTGGCCTTCCTGCTCCCGCGCATCCAGGAGATCTGGGGCCTGAGCACCGCAAGCCTTGGCCTGGTCGGCTCCGCCGCTCCGCTGGGCTTCTTCTTCGGTGCCATCCTGTCCGGCTGGCTGGGTGACCGGTTCGGCCGGAAGAAGGTCATGCTGTGGGCGCTTGCCTTCTACTGCGCCATGTCCGTGGCGGCCGCCGTGGCCCCGAACTTCGAAGTCTTCCTGGCAGCCCGGGTCCTGGCGGGTCTCGGCGCGGGCGCGGAGAGCGTCATCATCGCGCCGTTCCTCTCGGAGTTCATTCCGCCCAAGCGGCGCGGCTGGTTCATCGGTACGCTGGCCGGGTTCTTCTCGTTCGGTTTCGTGGCCGCCGCGCTCATCGGGCGGTTTGTGGTTCCCCTGGGTAACGACGGATGGCGGTGGGCCCAGGTCATTACCGCGGTTCCCATCCTCCTGCTTCTCTGGTGGCGCCGCAGCCTTCCTGAATCGCCCCGCTTCCTCATGAGCCAAGGCCGGGCGGCGGAGGCTGAACGGGTGGTGAAAGGCTTCGAGCAGAAGGTGCTCCGCGCCACTGGCAAGGAGCTTCCGGCGGTGCCGGCAGGCGGGGAAGACATCGCCAAGCACGGGCAGAAGATCAGCATCTGGAATGCCCTGAAATTCATGTGGTCTCCCGCCCTGCGCAGGAGGACAGCAGTGATCTGGCTGATCTGGTTCGTGATCACCTTCTCGTACTACGGCTTCTTTTCCTGGATCCCCACCCTGCTGGTTGGGCGCGGAATTACGGTCACCAAGAGCTTCGAATACTCCATCATCATTTACCTGGCACAGATTCCCGGCTACTTCTCCGCGGCCTGGCTGTGCGACCGGATCGACCGGAAGAACACGATCGCCCTGTACCTGGCGGGCTCGGCCCTCAGCGCGTTTTGGCTGAGCCAGTCCAACGATTCCGGGATGATCCTGGTGGCCGCGGCCACCCTGTCCTTCTTCCTCAACGGCACCTACGCCGGGGTCTATGCCTACACCCCGGAACTGTTCCCCACGTGGATGCGGGCCACCGGCGTCGGACTGGCAAGTGCGGTGGGACGCGTGGGCAGCATCCTGGCCCCGTCCATCATCGGCGTGTTCGCCGCAACGCTCGGCTTCGGCGGCGTCTTCACCATGACCACGGTGGTCCTGGCAGTGGGCGTGATCGGCGTCGTCATTTTCGGAACGTCCACGGCGGGCAAATCACTGGAAGACATCAATGCCCGCACCGAGCCCGAGCAGGCAGCCATGTCGGGAGGCGGCAAATGA
- a CDS encoding threonine/serine dehydratase, with protein MITRKDIDQAARRTAGLIRKTPVMAADTDAAAGPVWFKCEFMQHTGTFKARGALNRILASKERGELRADVGVVVASGGNAGLANAYAAAQLGVPATVFVPEAAPAVKVRKLKAIGATVVQGGSEYAAAYQAAVAHAEQTGAVYCHAYDQAEIAAGAGTVGSELLEQLPDVDTILVAVGGGGLMAGVAAAVEGYAKVVAVEPATAPTLHAALAAGEPVDVAVSGVAADSLGARRIGDIGLSVALRCGVESVLVSDEQIVAARSALWNDYRMVVEHGAATAFAALAAGAYVPREDERVAVILCGANTDPATL; from the coding sequence ATGATCACCCGGAAAGATATTGACCAGGCAGCGCGCCGGACCGCAGGGCTCATCCGAAAGACCCCCGTGATGGCGGCCGACACGGACGCAGCCGCGGGCCCGGTCTGGTTCAAATGCGAATTCATGCAGCACACGGGCACCTTCAAGGCCCGGGGAGCCCTCAACCGGATCCTGGCCAGCAAGGAGCGCGGGGAACTCCGCGCGGACGTCGGGGTGGTGGTTGCCTCCGGCGGCAACGCCGGACTGGCCAACGCCTACGCCGCCGCCCAGCTCGGGGTGCCTGCCACGGTGTTTGTTCCTGAAGCAGCGCCCGCCGTCAAAGTCCGCAAACTCAAGGCCATCGGGGCCACCGTGGTCCAAGGCGGTTCGGAGTACGCCGCGGCCTACCAGGCCGCTGTGGCGCACGCGGAGCAAACCGGCGCGGTCTACTGCCACGCCTATGACCAGGCCGAAATCGCCGCCGGTGCCGGCACCGTGGGCTCCGAGTTGCTGGAACAGTTGCCGGACGTGGACACCATCCTGGTGGCCGTGGGAGGCGGCGGACTGATGGCAGGAGTGGCCGCCGCCGTCGAAGGCTATGCCAAAGTGGTGGCCGTGGAACCGGCAACCGCGCCCACCCTGCACGCTGCCCTGGCGGCGGGCGAGCCGGTGGACGTGGCGGTATCCGGCGTCGCGGCAGACTCCCTGGGCGCCCGGCGGATAGGTGACATCGGCCTCTCCGTGGCGCTCCGCTGCGGCGTCGAAAGTGTCCTGGTCTCCGATGAACAGATTGTTGCCGCGCGCTCGGCGCTGTGGAATGACTACCGGATGGTGGTGGAGCACGGTGCGGCAACTGCCTTTGCCGCGCTGGCTGCCGGCGCCTATGTGCCCCGGGAGGACGAACGCGTTGCCGTGATCCTGTGCGGCGCCAATACGGACCCGGCAACGCTCTGA
- a CDS encoding YitT family protein — MSAPAESRVDATSADAPTHLQGPTAAPPAPSSAVRHSVVEDVLGILTGTFAASLGLFLLKSSGAVTGGTAGLALLLSYTVPLPFGVIFFAVNLPFFALAVWKKGWEFALRTGAAIALVSVLAGVHPAAFGSLHLDPVYGVAGGNLLAGVGLLILFRHKSSLGGFNILALLLQEKLKWRAGYVQMVLDVAIVLASLVLVPPLMVVLSAAGATLLNLVLALNHRPGRYQGS, encoded by the coding sequence GTGAGTGCCCCCGCAGAATCTCGTGTCGACGCAACCAGTGCTGACGCACCCACGCACCTACAGGGGCCGACGGCGGCCCCGCCAGCGCCGTCGTCGGCCGTCCGCCACTCCGTGGTTGAGGATGTCCTGGGCATCCTGACCGGCACCTTCGCGGCCTCGCTGGGGCTGTTCCTGCTGAAGTCGAGCGGGGCGGTGACGGGTGGAACCGCCGGCCTGGCGCTGCTGCTCAGCTACACCGTGCCATTGCCGTTCGGCGTCATCTTCTTCGCCGTCAACCTGCCGTTCTTCGCCTTGGCAGTCTGGAAGAAAGGCTGGGAGTTCGCCCTTCGCACCGGGGCCGCCATCGCACTGGTCTCGGTGCTTGCCGGCGTGCACCCTGCCGCGTTCGGATCACTGCATCTCGACCCGGTGTACGGCGTGGCGGGCGGAAACCTGCTCGCCGGCGTCGGGCTGCTGATCCTGTTCCGGCACAAATCCAGCCTGGGCGGGTTCAACATCCTGGCGCTGCTCCTGCAGGAGAAGCTGAAATGGCGTGCCGGGTACGTCCAGATGGTGCTCGATGTGGCCATCGTCCTGGCATCGCTCGTCCTCGTTCCGCCGCTGATGGTGGTGCTGTCCGCGGCTGGCGCCACGCTGCTGAACCTGGTGCTGGCCCTGAACCATCGGCCTGGGCGGTACCAAGGAAGCTAG
- a CDS encoding cation:dicarboxylate symporter family transporter: MKIPNPEALKASSVPAKRKPLYKSLFFQILIAVVAGVLIGHFWPDLGSQLRPLGDGFIKLIKMIIAPLIFLVIVTGISAVGDVKAVGRVGVKALLYFTGATLFALVFGLIVGNIVQPGSGLNIDPATLSQADLDAKTGSAAPKDAASFILDIIPASVVGAFASNSLLQVLFFSVFFGAAIVVIGRERCMPVINLMETVLELIFKIMAWIMKVAPLGAFGAMAFIIGQYGLDTLSTYAVLIAACYGAALIFIGLLFIVAWGFARVPLWHFLKYTREEFLLALGTASTEAVMPRIMTKLTNAGCSRATTGLVVPTGYSFNLDGAAIYLSISLLFLAQAFGHHLDLGQQLAALGVLLLTSKGMAGVPGSSFLALSATAAALGIFPVAGVALLLGADRLMDSMRVVVNLLGNCVATFVVSKWEGQFDRSVMLRAFKGEITNHDSAILLGKEEDFEGQELQRLTQGQDPSPKFRGAPTRNVVTELPLDTGDSVRLGGKAK, encoded by the coding sequence ATGAAGATCCCTAACCCTGAGGCACTGAAGGCGAGTTCGGTGCCCGCGAAGAGGAAGCCGCTGTACAAGTCGCTCTTCTTCCAGATTCTGATCGCCGTCGTGGCAGGTGTCCTCATCGGGCATTTCTGGCCGGACCTCGGATCCCAACTGAGGCCGCTCGGAGATGGCTTCATCAAACTCATCAAGATGATCATCGCGCCGCTGATCTTCCTGGTGATCGTCACCGGAATTTCGGCCGTAGGCGACGTCAAGGCAGTCGGAAGGGTTGGCGTCAAGGCCCTGCTGTACTTCACCGGGGCAACACTGTTCGCCCTCGTCTTCGGGTTGATCGTCGGCAACATCGTCCAGCCGGGCTCCGGCCTGAATATCGATCCGGCTACCCTTTCCCAGGCAGACCTGGACGCCAAGACCGGTTCCGCGGCACCCAAGGACGCCGCATCCTTCATTCTCGACATCATCCCGGCCAGCGTCGTCGGCGCATTCGCCAGCAACAGCCTGCTGCAGGTGCTCTTCTTCTCCGTCTTCTTCGGAGCGGCGATCGTCGTGATCGGCCGCGAGCGGTGCATGCCGGTGATCAACCTGATGGAAACGGTCCTGGAACTGATCTTCAAGATCATGGCCTGGATCATGAAGGTGGCTCCGCTTGGTGCGTTCGGTGCCATGGCGTTCATCATCGGCCAGTACGGGCTGGACACGCTGAGCACGTACGCGGTCCTGATCGCGGCCTGTTACGGCGCGGCGCTGATCTTTATCGGCCTGCTGTTCATCGTGGCCTGGGGCTTTGCCCGCGTGCCACTCTGGCACTTCCTCAAGTACACCCGGGAGGAATTCCTCCTGGCCCTGGGCACCGCATCCACCGAAGCGGTGATGCCCAGGATCATGACCAAACTGACCAACGCCGGCTGCTCCCGCGCCACCACCGGCCTGGTGGTTCCCACCGGTTACTCCTTCAACCTCGACGGCGCGGCGATCTACCTCTCCATCTCGCTGCTGTTCCTTGCCCAGGCCTTCGGCCACCACCTTGACCTGGGCCAACAACTGGCAGCCCTCGGCGTGCTGCTGCTGACATCCAAGGGCATGGCAGGGGTTCCGGGCTCGTCGTTCCTGGCCCTGTCCGCCACGGCTGCGGCGCTGGGCATCTTCCCGGTGGCCGGCGTCGCGCTCCTCCTGGGCGCGGACCGACTCATGGATTCGATGCGCGTGGTGGTCAACCTGCTGGGTAACTGCGTCGCCACCTTCGTGGTGTCCAAGTGGGAAGGCCAGTTCGACCGCAGCGTCATGCTGAGGGCGTTCAAGGGTGAAATCACCAACCATGACTCCGCAATCCTGCTCGGCAAGGAGGAGGATTTTGAGGGCCAGGAGCTGCAGCGCCTGACCCAAGGCCAGGATCCCTCGCCGAAGTTCCGCGGCGCACCCACCCGCAACGTGGTCACCGAGCTTCCCCTCGACACCGGCGACAGCGTCCGGCTGGGCGGCAAGGCGAAGTAA
- the hisC gene encoding histidinol-phosphate transaminase has translation MLSMTSSLTETAVPELRAAVAQLPAYVAGRGAQTDLTAALAANESHFAPLPSVVDAISAEAGRIHRYPGMGAPEAREAIARHFGVAPEEIAAGPGSSGVLQQIISAVCGHGDEVVFAWRSFEAYPILVAVAGAVSVPVPLLANEQHDLPAMAAAITDRTRLVILCSPNNPTGVSISAGELAEFLQSVPPRVLVVLDEAYIEFQRRPGVDSLDFYRRYPNLCILRTFSKAYGLAGLRIGYAIARPEIAEGLRRTAVPFGVNRMAQAAAVASLAAGDEILERIEAVATERSRVIETLRGSGWEVPDSQANFYWLRASDELREQLLAALREADILARGYAADGVRITLADPDTNDRVLAVLANRGRFLPQAGTAQ, from the coding sequence ATGCTGTCCATGACCAGCAGCCTTACCGAAACCGCCGTACCGGAACTCCGCGCCGCCGTCGCCCAGCTCCCCGCCTACGTGGCAGGAAGGGGCGCGCAGACTGACCTGACGGCCGCCCTGGCCGCCAATGAGAGCCACTTCGCTCCCCTGCCGTCGGTAGTTGATGCGATCTCGGCGGAAGCCGGCAGGATCCACCGGTACCCGGGCATGGGTGCACCGGAGGCCCGGGAAGCCATCGCCCGGCATTTCGGTGTCGCGCCCGAGGAAATCGCCGCCGGGCCGGGGAGCTCCGGCGTGCTGCAGCAGATCATTTCGGCTGTGTGCGGCCACGGCGATGAAGTGGTGTTCGCGTGGCGGTCCTTCGAGGCCTACCCCATCCTGGTGGCGGTGGCCGGCGCCGTTTCGGTTCCCGTGCCGCTCCTGGCCAATGAGCAGCACGACCTTCCCGCCATGGCGGCGGCCATCACGGACCGCACCCGGCTGGTGATCCTCTGTTCGCCCAACAACCCCACCGGCGTTTCCATCAGCGCCGGCGAGCTGGCGGAGTTCCTCCAGTCCGTGCCCCCGCGCGTGCTGGTGGTGTTGGACGAGGCCTACATCGAGTTCCAGCGCCGACCCGGCGTGGATTCCCTGGACTTCTACCGCCGGTATCCCAACCTCTGCATCCTGCGCACTTTCTCCAAGGCCTACGGCCTGGCGGGGCTGCGGATCGGCTATGCGATTGCCCGGCCGGAGATCGCCGAGGGCCTCCGGCGCACCGCGGTCCCGTTCGGCGTGAACAGGATGGCGCAGGCCGCTGCGGTTGCCTCCCTCGCGGCCGGGGACGAAATCCTCGAGCGGATCGAGGCGGTGGCCACGGAACGCAGCCGGGTCATCGAAACCCTCCGCGGCTCTGGCTGGGAAGTACCGGACAGCCAGGCGAACTTCTACTGGCTCCGTGCATCCGACGAGCTACGCGAACAGCTCCTCGCCGCCCTCCGGGAGGCCGACATCCTGGCCCGCGGCTACGCCGCGGACGGCGTCCGGATCACACTGGCGGACCCGGACACTAACGACAGGGTGCTTGCCGTGCTGGCCAACCGCGGCCGGTTCCTGCCTCAGGCGGGTACTGCCCAGTGA
- a CDS encoding ANTAR domain-containing protein → MTSNSISSVPATAENLSPAYLDCPTGLVEYFFSDGIFRWSDDLYRIYGYERGDVIPSMDMALAHIEPDDRPTVQAFWDRVATSGGPSSIYVSIRDRKDRQHKLLFSADFILEAGAPVGVWGVVVDLTQSIHTDRHQLATEAVAASARNRAVIEQAKGILMGRTGVTADEAYELISQQSQALNKKVYAIAQGNRGTCCATFQERQGLTRAGTAPKYPGAAWCCRPYDNNRNHRCRTYWQPGCTEGRGTGL, encoded by the coding sequence GTGACTTCCAACAGCATCTCTTCAGTACCGGCAACAGCGGAGAATCTCAGCCCCGCCTACCTCGATTGCCCCACCGGGCTGGTGGAATATTTCTTCTCGGACGGCATCTTCCGCTGGTCGGACGACCTCTACCGCATCTACGGCTATGAGCGTGGCGACGTCATCCCCTCGATGGACATGGCCCTCGCCCACATCGAACCGGATGACAGGCCCACCGTACAGGCGTTCTGGGACCGCGTGGCCACGTCGGGCGGGCCGTCCTCCATCTACGTGTCCATCCGGGATCGAAAGGACCGGCAGCACAAACTGCTGTTTTCGGCTGACTTCATCCTCGAAGCCGGTGCACCAGTGGGCGTCTGGGGCGTCGTGGTGGACCTGACCCAATCCATCCACACGGACCGGCACCAGTTGGCGACGGAGGCTGTCGCCGCCTCGGCCCGCAACCGGGCGGTCATTGAACAGGCGAAAGGCATCCTGATGGGCCGCACCGGCGTCACCGCGGACGAGGCCTATGAGCTGATCAGCCAGCAAAGCCAGGCGCTGAACAAGAAGGTCTACGCGATTGCGCAGGGAAATCGTGGAACGTGCTGCGCAACATTCCAGGAGCGACAAGGACTGACTCGCGCTGGTACGGCCCCGAAATATCCTGGCGCGGCCTGGTGTTGCCGCCCGTATGACAACAATCGGAATCATCGGTGCAGGACATATTGGCAGCCAGGTTGCACGGAAGGCCGTGGAACTGGGCTATGA
- a CDS encoding MurR/RpiR family transcriptional regulator translates to MKQEVNSATLTEWLDGHAQGRKLAARQLQVLGVLRSQPRLASYGSVSDIAAAASSNASTVTRTAQTLGFKGWAEFQFELRSRFLASLSAVEIAAQHNGHVSSPAQASLTTDRSNLAHLERTVDPGEVHAVAEAIAGARQTLIIAAGSYAIPGKALEHNAIIAGYDVRLLDADVAALTNAVARLTPDDLVIAISLWRVYDSTVRAVDIAYQLGARIVTITDTASSPVAAHALHKIVVPAESAGFFPSLTGAVAAVQAVAVELASLDRERSTRSIAASERTWDQMRIMHPRPST, encoded by the coding sequence GTGAAACAAGAAGTTAACAGCGCCACCTTGACCGAATGGCTCGATGGCCACGCCCAGGGGCGCAAGCTCGCCGCCCGGCAATTGCAGGTATTGGGCGTCCTTCGCTCCCAGCCGCGGCTGGCATCCTATGGTTCGGTCAGCGACATAGCCGCCGCGGCGTCGTCGAACGCCTCAACGGTGACCCGGACCGCCCAGACGCTGGGCTTCAAGGGCTGGGCGGAGTTCCAGTTCGAGCTTCGCTCGCGGTTCCTCGCGTCCCTGAGTGCCGTGGAAATCGCTGCACAACACAACGGCCACGTAAGCAGCCCGGCCCAGGCCTCCCTGACCACGGACCGGTCCAACCTTGCCCATTTGGAGCGGACGGTGGACCCCGGCGAGGTCCATGCGGTGGCCGAAGCCATCGCGGGTGCACGGCAGACCCTGATCATTGCGGCCGGCAGCTACGCCATTCCGGGCAAGGCGCTGGAGCACAACGCCATTATCGCCGGCTATGACGTCCGGCTGCTGGATGCCGATGTGGCAGCGTTGACCAACGCCGTTGCGCGCCTGACGCCGGACGACCTGGTCATTGCCATCAGCCTCTGGCGGGTCTACGACAGCACGGTCCGCGCCGTGGACATCGCATACCAGCTGGGAGCCCGGATCGTCACCATCACTGACACCGCAAGTTCGCCGGTGGCGGCGCACGCCCTCCACAAGATCGTGGTACCGGCCGAAAGCGCAGGCTTTTTCCCCTCCCTCACGGGCGCCGTCGCCGCAGTCCAGGCGGTGGCCGTTGAACTCGCCTCCCTGGACCGTGAACGGTCCACTCGAAGCATTGCGGCCTCGGAAAGGACCTGGGACCAGATGCGCATCATGCATCCACGGCCGAGCACATAA
- a CDS encoding NAD(P)-binding domain-containing protein has protein sequence MTTIGIIGAGHIGSQVARKAVELGYDVVISNSRGPETLQGLVAELGPKARAATAAEAAAAGDFAVVTVPLKNYKDIPAQPLAGKIVIDTNNYYWERDGRIPALDNGEATTSGLLQEHLPGSKVAKGFNHIMAKDIASDATPAGTENRRALATASDYPEAAELVTRLYDEFGFDTVNAGRLSESWRVERDRPAYVKRQTAAELKDNLAKATRTV, from the coding sequence ATGACAACAATCGGAATCATCGGTGCAGGACATATTGGCAGCCAGGTTGCACGGAAGGCCGTGGAACTGGGCTATGACGTCGTCATCAGCAACTCCAGGGGCCCGGAAACCCTTCAGGGCCTGGTGGCTGAGTTGGGCCCCAAGGCGCGGGCGGCCACGGCAGCCGAAGCCGCAGCCGCCGGCGACTTCGCCGTGGTCACGGTGCCGCTGAAGAACTACAAGGACATCCCGGCGCAGCCTCTGGCCGGCAAGATTGTCATCGACACGAACAACTACTACTGGGAGCGGGACGGCAGGATTCCCGCCCTGGACAACGGCGAAGCCACCACCTCCGGGCTGCTCCAGGAGCACCTGCCCGGGTCCAAGGTGGCCAAGGGCTTCAACCACATCATGGCCAAGGACATCGCCTCCGACGCGACTCCGGCAGGCACGGAGAACCGGCGTGCCCTCGCCACCGCCAGCGACTACCCGGAGGCCGCCGAACTGGTCACGCGCCTGTACGACGAATTCGGTTTCGACACCGTCAACGCCGGCCGGCTCTCGGAAAGCTGGCGCGTGGAGCGGGACCGCCCCGCCTACGTGAAGCGGCAGACGGCAGCTGAGTTGAAAGACAACCTGGCCAAGGCCACGCGGACCGTCTGA
- a CDS encoding Lrp/AsnC family transcriptional regulator: MLTMHHIDALDAEILLTLDQDPQATVLSLSRTLGVARNTVHARLRRLVNDGSLAPFSQRVRTAALGLPLIAFISISISQSSSDEAVAALQTIPEIIEMHATTGDADLLAKVAAKDPADLHRITNAMLAIDGVVRTSTAMSLVEVMPTRTLPLLQAAARK, from the coding sequence ATGCTCACTATGCACCACATTGATGCCTTGGACGCCGAGATTCTGCTCACACTCGACCAGGATCCCCAGGCCACGGTCCTCTCGCTGTCCCGGACGTTGGGCGTGGCCCGCAATACTGTCCACGCCAGGCTGCGGCGGCTGGTGAACGACGGCAGCCTGGCTCCTTTCAGCCAGCGGGTGCGTACCGCGGCCCTGGGCCTGCCGCTTATTGCCTTCATCTCGATTTCCATCAGCCAGTCCTCCAGCGACGAGGCCGTGGCGGCACTGCAGACCATCCCGGAAATCATCGAAATGCACGCCACTACCGGGGACGCGGACCTGCTCGCCAAAGTGGCCGCGAAGGACCCGGCCGATCTCCACCGGATCACCAACGCGATGCTGGCGATTGACGGCGTCGTCCGCACCAGCACTGCGATGTCACTGGTGGAAGTCATGCCCACCCGGACGCTGCCCCTGCTGCAGGCGGCTGCCCGGAAATAG
- a CDS encoding SLC13 family permease has protein sequence MTAVQIIPLVILVVMFVVATRWPLNIGVMGLVASFGVGYFMLGMSDKQILDAFPATIVLTIIGVTYFFSMAQRNGTIDIIVKTCVRLVRGKTLLLPWVFFLIAAVLTSLGTFSPAAIALLAPAAIGFAYESRTHPVVMGAFIVNGAHAGGFSPLSVAGVLVHDIALKYGFPVSQAALFLASFALNLLLSVLTIILFALIGKLRDGAGGRHLDIDTASGRPHGQQVLTLALIALMLLCTLGFHMPIGFVALAAGLLLAFVNIKEHKTFIGGISWSTVLLVAGMITYVSLLQRVGVIDTLAGQALALGAPLLIALVLCYVIGVGSAFASSTALLTAFIPMAGPLLATSSLSASGTVAALAIAATVVDVSPFSTDGALVVANARDDDRQRVYKQLMFYAGGVVLVAPALAWALLVPTGIM, from the coding sequence ATGACTGCAGTCCAGATCATCCCGCTGGTGATCCTCGTGGTGATGTTCGTTGTCGCCACCAGATGGCCGCTGAACATCGGCGTGATGGGACTCGTCGCGTCCTTCGGCGTCGGTTACTTCATGCTCGGCATGTCGGACAAGCAGATCCTTGATGCGTTCCCGGCCACGATTGTCCTGACCATCATCGGCGTCACGTATTTCTTCAGCATGGCCCAGCGGAACGGCACGATCGACATCATCGTCAAGACCTGCGTGCGCCTGGTCCGCGGCAAGACTCTGCTGCTGCCCTGGGTGTTCTTCCTGATCGCCGCCGTCCTCACCTCACTGGGCACATTCTCCCCCGCCGCCATCGCGCTGCTGGCACCGGCCGCCATCGGATTTGCCTACGAATCCCGCACCCACCCGGTGGTCATGGGTGCGTTCATCGTCAACGGCGCCCACGCCGGCGGGTTCTCCCCGCTGTCCGTGGCCGGCGTCCTGGTCCATGACATCGCCCTGAAATACGGCTTCCCGGTCTCCCAGGCGGCCCTGTTCCTGGCCAGCTTCGCGCTGAACCTGCTCCTCTCGGTGCTGACCATCATCCTGTTCGCCTTGATCGGCAAGCTGCGTGACGGCGCGGGCGGCCGGCACCTGGACATCGACACCGCCTCCGGGCGCCCCCACGGCCAGCAGGTCCTGACCCTGGCCCTGATCGCCCTCATGCTGTTGTGCACCCTCGGGTTCCACATGCCCATCGGCTTCGTTGCACTCGCCGCCGGCCTGCTGCTGGCCTTCGTCAACATCAAGGAACACAAGACCTTCATCGGTGGCATCTCCTGGTCCACCGTCCTGCTGGTGGCCGGCATGATCACGTATGTGTCCCTGCTGCAGCGCGTGGGTGTCATCGACACCCTTGCCGGGCAGGCACTGGCACTAGGTGCGCCGCTGCTGATCGCTCTCGTCCTGTGCTACGTGATCGGCGTAGGCTCCGCCTTCGCGTCCTCCACGGCTTTGCTGACCGCCTTCATCCCGATGGCCGGCCCGCTGCTTGCCACGAGCTCGCTCAGCGCCTCCGGAACCGTTGCTGCGCTGGCCATCGCGGCCACCGTCGTCGACGTCTCCCCGTTCTCCACTGACGGCGCACTGGTGGTGGCCAATGCCCGCGACGACGACCGCCAACGGGTCTACAAGCAGCTGATGTTCTATGCGGGCGGTGTGGTGCTGGTGGCGCCGGCGCTGGCATGGGCTCTGCTGGTACCTACCGGCATCATGTAG